In one Roseofilum reptotaenium CS-1145 genomic region, the following are encoded:
- a CDS encoding addiction module protein, producing MRTVDEIFNEAMSLPNSDRVLLVEKRIQELWIEEAQKHIDEIRSGTVKPIPGEEVLAQV from the coding sequence ATGCGGACTGTAGATGAAATTTTCAATGAAGCAATGAGCTTACCGAATTCTGACCGAGTGCTTTTAGTAGAGAAAAGAATTCAAGAACTTTGGATTGAAGAAGCACAAAAACACATTGATGAAATCAGAAGCGGTACAGTAAAACCGATTCCAGGAGAAGAAGTACTTGCTCAAGTCTGA
- a CDS encoding ABC transporter ATP-binding protein, which translates to MTSSSSPLQRLIQYSGPYQNQVRLAIATSILNKIFDLAPPILIGIAVDVVVKQENSAIAALGITSVFTQLLLLTLLSALIWGLESAFQYAYERLWRNLAQTIQHHLRLDAYSHLQNLEIAYFEDRSTGELMAILNDDINQLERFLDVGANEVIQVATTVLIIGSMFLILAPEVAWMTLVPMPFIIWGSIAYQKFLAPRYTKVRQNAGFLNHRLANNLSGITTIKSFTAEEYEVKRVGQDSTAYRRSNEEAIAYSAAFIPLVRMLILLGFSCILLYGGLEVTNGNLAVGTYSTLVFMTQRLLWPLTRLGSTLDLCQRAMASTRRVMALLDTPIAIHTGDIPLALETVRGEVVLKEVSFSYRDRLPILNQVSLTIPAGKTIAIVGSTGSGKSTLVKLLLRLYEVQNGSITLDGLELQTLQLEDLRRCIGLVSQDVFLFHGTVAENIAYGTFDASEPDIIAAATLAEAHDFIMELPQKYDTIVGERGQKLSGGQQQRLAIARAIVKNPPILILDEATSAVDNETEAAIQRSLERITQNRTTIAIAHRLSTIRNAHCIYVMERGQVIESGRHEALLEHNGVYASLWHIQMGESILAQS; encoded by the coding sequence GTGACTTCTAGTTCTTCTCCTCTTCAGCGTTTAATTCAGTATAGCGGCCCCTATCAGAATCAAGTCCGGTTGGCGATCGCAACTTCGATCCTCAACAAAATCTTCGATCTTGCCCCTCCCATCCTGATTGGGATCGCCGTGGATGTGGTGGTTAAACAGGAAAATTCGGCGATCGCCGCTTTGGGAATTACTAGCGTTTTTACCCAACTCTTACTCCTCACCCTTCTGTCTGCCCTGATTTGGGGATTGGAATCTGCGTTTCAATATGCCTATGAACGGTTGTGGCGCAATTTAGCCCAAACGATTCAACATCATCTACGTTTAGATGCCTATAGTCATTTACAAAATCTGGAAATTGCCTATTTTGAAGACCGCAGCACCGGCGAGTTAATGGCGATTCTCAATGATGATATTAACCAATTGGAGCGCTTTTTGGATGTGGGAGCCAATGAAGTAATCCAAGTGGCGACGACTGTTTTAATTATTGGCTCGATGTTTCTGATCCTAGCACCGGAAGTTGCTTGGATGACCCTTGTCCCCATGCCGTTTATTATTTGGGGTTCGATCGCCTATCAAAAGTTTCTCGCTCCCCGCTATACGAAAGTGCGCCAAAATGCGGGTTTTCTCAATCATCGTTTAGCGAATAATCTCAGTGGCATTACCACGATTAAAAGTTTTACCGCCGAAGAATACGAAGTCAAGCGGGTCGGCCAAGATTCAACTGCCTATCGACGCTCGAATGAGGAGGCGATCGCCTATTCTGCGGCGTTTATTCCTCTGGTGCGGATGTTAATTTTACTTGGTTTTAGCTGTATCCTACTCTATGGAGGTTTGGAGGTCACGAACGGGAATTTAGCCGTGGGAACCTACAGCACCCTAGTGTTTATGACTCAACGGTTACTTTGGCCCCTTACTCGCCTCGGAAGTACCCTGGATTTATGTCAGCGTGCCATGGCTTCAACTCGCCGGGTAATGGCATTATTAGATACGCCGATCGCCATTCATACGGGAGATATTCCCCTTGCCTTGGAGACGGTGCGCGGTGAAGTGGTGCTGAAAGAGGTCAGTTTTTCCTATCGCGATCGCCTGCCGATATTAAACCAGGTCTCTTTGACCATTCCTGCGGGCAAAACAATTGCTATTGTTGGCTCAACGGGTTCGGGAAAAAGTACCTTAGTTAAGCTCCTGTTGCGGCTCTATGAAGTTCAAAATGGTTCAATTACGTTAGATGGTCTAGAGTTGCAAACACTACAGCTAGAAGATTTGCGGCGCTGTATTGGGTTAGTCAGCCAAGATGTGTTTTTATTCCATGGAACGGTGGCAGAAAATATTGCCTATGGGACGTTTGATGCCTCTGAACCCGATATTATTGCGGCGGCAACGTTGGCAGAAGCCCACGACTTTATCATGGAGCTACCGCAAAAATATGATACCATAGTTGGGGAACGAGGTCAGAAATTATCCGGAGGACAGCAGCAAAGATTGGCGATCGCTCGTGCCATTGTTAAAAATCCCCCGATTCTGATTCTGGATGAAGCCACATCTGCGGTAGATAATGAGACAGAAGCAGCCATTCAGCGATCGTTAGAGAGAATAACTCAAAATCGGACGACGATCGCGATCGCTCACCGACTTTCCACCATCCGCAACGCCCATTGTATCTACGTCATGGAGCGCGGTCAAGTTATTGAATCCGGTCGTCATGAAGCATTATTAGAACACAATGGGGTCTATGCTAGTTTATGGCACATTCAAATGGGAGAATCTATTTTAGCCCAATCCTAA
- a CDS encoding HNH endonuclease encodes MSHQGSKRQPIPKSIRFEIFKRDKFTCQYCGKKAPDVTLHVDHINPVSQGGTNDLLNLITSCVDCNLGKSDRTLADTTIIDRQRTQMEELQERREQIEMMMDWQRGLLELDHYLIEQVAEFWAELVEPYKLSEQGLKSLKKLLRQHNADEIMEAMRIATTQYLEYDNGQVTQKSISYAWSKIGGICKTKKLEKTKPYIQKLFYIRGILRKRLNYLNEWLCLKLLEEAYQCGANLDQLQDHACKVRTWTKWRQEIEYFIQCSRDTQSDCFIEINEDELYDSKQHNQESEEEENREEMNQLIQICNSYAQTQDYKKIAEMCNNYLDVSVPEIQEYLLQNFEDWFVTTQGNRFIVDLVRLQTMFNDQYIHWSIDYTTRCIYTLDSGDEYYIDFETLSSDERKLLWIQQLSSKTWSTPEMIAELSEILQDSPYISLDS; translated from the coding sequence ATGAGTCATCAAGGATCTAAGCGACAACCTATTCCTAAGTCGATTCGGTTTGAGATTTTCAAACGAGATAAATTTACTTGCCAGTACTGTGGAAAGAAAGCACCTGATGTTACCCTTCATGTAGATCACATTAATCCAGTCTCTCAAGGTGGAACTAACGACTTATTAAATCTTATTACATCCTGTGTAGACTGCAATTTAGGCAAAAGTGATCGAACTTTAGCAGATACCACCATCATCGACCGCCAGCGCACACAAATGGAAGAACTTCAAGAACGGCGTGAGCAAATTGAGATGATGATGGATTGGCAAAGGGGATTACTTGAACTGGATCACTATTTGATTGAGCAAGTTGCTGAGTTTTGGGCAGAGTTGGTTGAGCCATATAAACTTTCTGAGCAAGGACTAAAAAGTTTAAAGAAATTGTTGAGACAGCATAATGCTGATGAAATTATGGAAGCAATGCGTATTGCGACTACACAATACTTAGAATATGACAATGGCCAAGTGACTCAAAAGAGCATTAGTTATGCTTGGTCTAAAATTGGAGGAATTTGTAAAACAAAGAAATTAGAGAAGACTAAGCCTTACATCCAGAAACTATTTTATATACGAGGCATTCTGCGGAAAAGATTGAATTATCTCAATGAATGGCTGTGCCTTAAGCTCTTGGAGGAAGCATATCAGTGTGGTGCTAATCTTGATCAGTTACAAGACCATGCTTGTAAAGTCCGTACTTGGACAAAATGGCGACAAGAAATTGAATATTTTATTCAATGTTCAAGAGATACTCAATCTGATTGCTTTATAGAAATTAATGAAGATGAGTTATATGATTCAAAGCAACACAACCAAGAGAGTGAAGAGGAAGAAAATAGAGAAGAAATGAACCAATTAATTCAAATTTGTAATTCCTATGCTCAAACTCAGGATTACAAAAAGATTGCTGAGATGTGTAATAATTATCTAGATGTAAGTGTCCCTGAGATTCAAGAATATTTACTACAAAACTTTGAAGATTGGTTTGTTACTACACAAGGAAATCGCTTTATTGTCGATTTAGTTAGGTTGCAAACAATGTTCAATGATCAATACATCCATTGGTCAATAGATTATACAACAAGATGTATTTACACACTAGATAGTGGTGACGAATATTATATAGATTTTGAAACTCTCTCCTCAGATGAGAGAAAATTGTTGTGGATACAACAACTTAGCAGTAAGACTTGGAGTACTCCTGAAATGATTGCTGAGTTATCTGAAATTCTACAAGATTCCCCATACATATCATTAGACTCTTAA